From one Anopheles bellator chromosome 1, idAnoBellAS_SP24_06.2, whole genome shotgun sequence genomic stretch:
- the LOC131215379 gene encoding amyloid protein-binding protein 2-like, which produces MGDVARYWPLCDPHLDTRQAAPRNPPLLQRLALEALVRAFSRSPRCRRLRAVVEQLPLFMRLDAIEDMCDYRSLLDVQLDLLSDPLLVSDVIRRLPGERTKLIRCLQWLESNKKQLIAQLCRRYMALYEADRIEAAAGVDCWVGQRIGVFLIETGWLQEGATILHIARLQTTPGSDEEVAVSLHLLRAQTLGGSLIDARQSYDRITAWMMSASSAAYRRSLVKDSPNGQEATHDLAAAVHLALSLYQLEVCEVSLSYHYAVLALELLSESASHRLVIDVCRQLARACLARQFFAKANHLLRQAIARAGEWFGKQSAQYAETLEDYAMYLLARDNVTECVNVFSEAQQIYLRLYGSRNLLLAHAQGNIVFGLCLQAYVICTDQDQAMHHVEKTMANFGRILPAGHRLLVQGRRLRTTMGLLLFGLNAARSSGWTRQSEEHGQDTERVEKLNEKERALPVGALRRGFYLC; this is translated from the coding sequence ATGGGCGACGTGGCAAGGTACTGGCCGCTCTGCGATCCCCACCTGGACACACGGCAAGCTGCTCCCCGCAACCCACCGCTCCTTCAGAGACTCGCTTTAGAGGCGCTGGTGAGGGCTTTCTCCAGATCTCCACGGTGTCGCCGGCTACGGGCGGTCGTCGAGCAGCTGCCACTCTTCATGCGCCTCGATGCGATCGAAGACATGTGCGACTATCGGTCGCTGCTCGACGTGCAGCTCGATCTGCTGTCCGATCCGCTGCTCGTCAGTGACGTCATCCGGCGGCTGCccggcgagcgaacgaagcTGATCCGCTGCCTGCAGTGGCTGGAGAGCAACAAGAAACAACTGATCGCACAGCTGTGCCGGAGGTACATGGCACTGTACGaagcggatcggatcgaagcAGCTGCCGGTGTTGACTGTTGGGTGGGCCAGCGTATTGGAGTGTTCCTCATCGAGACCGGTTGGCTTCAGGAAGGGGCCACCATTCTGCACATCGCACGCTTGCAAACGACACCCGGTTCGGACGAGGAGGTGGCCGTGTCGCTCCATCTGCTGCGGGCCCAAACACTCGGCGGTAGCCTGATCGACGCCCGCCAGTCCTACGATCGCATCACGGCGTGGATGATGTCGGCCTCGAGCGCGGCGTACCGACGGTCACTGGTGAAGGACTCCCCTAATGGACAGGAAGCGACCCACGATCTGGCGGCTGCCGTTCACCTGGCACTGTCGCTCTATCAGCTAGAGGTGTGTGAGGTTTCACTCAGCTACCACTACGCGGTGCTGGCGTTGGAGCTGCTCAGCGAATCGGCGTCGCACCGATTGGTCATCGACGTGTGCCGCCAGCTGGCTCGCGCTTGTCTGGCGCGACAGTTTTTCGCCAAAGCCAACCACTTGCTGCGTCAGGCCATTGCCCGAGCCGGCGAATGGTTCGGCAAGCAGAGCGCTCAGTACGCGGAAACCCTCGAGGACTACGCCATGTATCTGCTAGCGCGGGACAACGTGACCGAGTGTGTGAACGTGTTCTCGGAGGCGCAGCAAATCTATCTGCGGCTGTACGGCTCGCGGaatctgctgctggcccacGCCCAGGGCAACATCGTGTTCGGGTTGTGCCTGCAGGCGTACGTCATTTGCACGGATCAGGATCAGGCGATGCACCACGTCGAGAAGACGATGGCAAACTTCGGGCGCATCCTGCCCGCCGGGCATCGGTTGCTGGTGCAGGGACGACGGTTACGAACGACGATgggtctgctgctgttcgggCTGAACGCAGCCCGAAGTTCGGGATGGACTAGGCAATCCGAAGAGCACGGCCAGGATACGGAGAGGGTTGAAAAATTGAACGAGAAAGAACGGGCTCTACCGGTAGGCGCTTTGCGCCGTGGGTTCTACCTTTGTTAG